In Clupea harengus chromosome 25, Ch_v2.0.2, whole genome shotgun sequence, one genomic interval encodes:
- the LOC116219619 gene encoding macrophage mannose receptor 1-like, whose product MRTTPLGIVLVILHVTLCSSQSESNFLMYDKNVNKCLKGYQPLKLFYCDSNQLSQQFRWTSNDRILNVHLKKCLGAGSTADGSGLQWLICDDTSQLQKWECKNDTLLNLKGTNLFLSQDENSILKLTQDIGAASQWLTHGTTEGLCSRPYQELYTIGGNAFGRPCHFPFQYKGIWYSDCSLLESDEPWCSPDRDYQDMWGFCPTKSTENKLWKKNQLTGVFYQLNVGSALTWHQARRSCQQQDSDLLSITEPQEQSYLSGITTGTQTTFWIGLNQLDSESGWQWADGHPLRYLRWGSGQPNPALGWFCGSLNTMQSYHWENKLCSKKHGYICQKRTTDAATATPGPPASCSAPWVPYADHCYFLNRTKKTWKDASIQCMRTGGHLVSVHDVEEQSFVLSQLGYMETDKLWVGLNDQKTQLLFEWSDQSPVTFTTWDTQEPSHHRTEEEDCVLMGGKDGKWSDSNCGENNGFVCKRAGDSNPASGSKTENTGCKAAWTRYGYNCYLVGSTTKTFDEAKKSCQESGAHLIDIPNRVENAFLISLVGARPEKHFWIGLSNQRDSYTFEWTNTPMVPYTHWNARMPGQNQGCVAMTTGTLAGLWDVLSCSNKEKYICRQQAEGVVTTPAPPTSPPPSCAEGWNPLGARPFCYKLFLMRSKEERTWFEALHFCRSIGGDLMSIHSHLDDPKTRYHFHSAWIGYSAQDPNVGYTWSDGSSSSYTKWMSGEPNNRNNMENCAGISSQDTIDWNDFACEKKMDFYCEIRKGVTPGVPNATIPQYNVTEDGWIEYSGHQYYISDRAMQMEDARKFCKKGHGDLVVINSEAERLFLWKQTQTEDDDFYIGLRIDLDKNTEWMDGTPVAFEGWDEDQPLFVVNDETCVKMSNSFGLWFVTNCGRRHEFICERHEAPAVNATLAPTEVSKGGCAPDWTKYKQHCYKTQFEKKNWTDAMSFCKAVGGNLVSVLSKDEQAFLTTMTADAQQHLWIGLHRLTDWSPVWSEGKMLTFRNFLKSHSWTWEGECFAMITNSRTSVGKWTTYECSQNMGFICKRPTDNQIIPQTTVLPLSYVEFGNDSLKVEPNNATWWEAKRRCEADGAQLASIRDGITQAYIELQINKLKQPVWIGLNKNETDGYFRWIDHWRLNRENWKYSEPKSQFPCVYVDLTGGWQTAPCNLSLPSVCKHSTDIAPTPHPQYPGLCPESWLPFKGHCYFLSSKEKGWPEASTACTILGASLLSIESSEEAKFINSLLEMVQDTYEAVWMGLYRNLKGQWHWLDRSVVDYTNWAEGQPREGSHVLIYAVISTSDLKWRSAWKYPYYPYICKKPKDPLPTVSTHEIPVLEVHRLYTGLVVAIMIAFTVMGFAAFFYYKGRKPVLPRMPAFENPLYFKSSKQDIPDDKNLIDNIEIDPCAS is encoded by the exons ATGAGGACAACGCCACTGGGGATTGTTCTGGTCATCCTTCATGTCACATTGtgttccagccaatcag AGAGCAATTTTTTGATGTATGACaagaatgtaaacaaatgccTAAAAGGCTACCAGCCTCTGAAGCTGTTCTACTGTGATTCCAACCAACTGAGCCAGCAGTTCCGCTGGACATCCAACGACCGCATCCTTAATGTTCATCTGAAGAAGTGCCTGGGAGCTGGGAGCACAGCAGATGGTTCTGGCCTACAGTGGCTCATTTGTGATGACACAAGTCAACTCCAAAAGTGGGAATGCAAGAATGACACGCTGTTAAATCTGAAGGGGACAAATCTTTTCTTATCCCAAGATGAAAACAGCATCCTGAAACTCACCCAAGACATTGGAGCTGCTAGTCAGTGGCTAACACATGGCACTACAGAGGGGCTTTGCTCACGGCCATACCAAG AACTGTACACAATCGGAGGCAATGCCTTTGGTCGCCCATGCCATTTTCCCTTCCAGTACAAGGGGATATGGTACTCAGACTGTTCGCTCTTGGAATCAGATGAGCCGTGGTGTTCACCGGACAGAGACTACCAGGACATGTGGGGCTTCTGCCCTACTAAAT CAACTGAAAATAAGCTCTGGAAGAAGAATCAACTGACAGGCGTCTTTTACCAGTTGAATGTCGGCTCTGCACTGACTTGGCACCAAGCTAGGAGGAGCTGCCAGCAGCAGGATTCAGACCTGCTGAGTATCACTGAGCCCCAGGAGCAAAGCTACCTATCAG GGATCACAACTGGAACTCAAACTACTTTTTGGATTGGGCTAAACCAACTAGACAGTGAGAGCGGATGGCAGTGGGCAGATGGACATCCACTTCGTTACTTGAGATGgggatcag GCCAGCCAAACCCAGCCCTAGGATGGTTCTGTGGTTCCTTAAACACTATGCAGTCTTATCACTGGGAAAACAAGTTGTGCTCAAAAAAGCACGGATATATCTGCCAGAAAAGGACCACAgatgctgctactgctactccAG gtccACCAGCTTCTTGCAGTGCTCCATGGGTGCCATACGCAGATCACTGCTATTTTTTGAATCGTACAAAGAAGACATGGAAGGATGCCAGCATTCAGTGTATGAGGACTGGAGGACACTTAGTGAGCGTTCATGACGTAGAGGAGCAAAGCTTTGTCCTCTCACAGCTGGGATACA TGGAGACAGATAAGCTGTGGGTCGGTCTGAATGACCAAAAGACACAACTACTGTTTGAGTGGAGCGATCAGTCTCCCGTCACCTTCACCACGTGGGACACCCAGGAGCCATCTCACCACCGCACGGAAGAGGAGGACTGTGTCCTGATGGGGGGGAAA GATGGAAAGTGGTCCGATTCAAACTGTGGAGAAAATAATGGGTTCGTCTGTAAAAGGGCTGGGGACTCCAACCCTGCCTCTGGATCCAAGACTGAGAACACTGGCTGCAAAGCt gCATGGACCAGGTATGGCTACAACTGCTACTTAGTTGGATCAACAACAAAGACATTTGATGAGGCAAAAAAGAGTTGCCAAGAAAGTGGCGCCCACTTGATTGATATACCAAACAG GGTGGAGAATGCCTTCCTCATCAGTCTGGTGGGAGCCAGACCAGAGAAACACTTCTGGATTGGGCTGTCTAACCAAAGAGACAGTTACACATTTGAATGGACCAACACGCCGATGGTCCCCTACACTCACTGGAATGCTCGTATGCcag ggcaAAACCAGGGTTGTGTCGCCATGACAACTGGGACTTTGGCAGGACTGTGGGATGTGCTGAGCTGCTCCAACAAGGAGAAATACATCTGCAGACAGCAGGCTGAGGGAGTGGTGACTACCCCAGCCCCACCTACCTCACCTCCTCCCAGCTGTGCAGAAGGCTGGAATCCCCTGGGAGCTCGACCCTTCTGTTACAAG cTCTTTCTCATGAGATCTAAAGAAGAGAGGACCTGGTTTGAAGCTTTACATTTCTGTAGATCCATTGGAGGGGATCTGATGAGTATTCATAGTCATCTGGACGATCCCAAAACTCGATATCA CTTTCATTCTGCATGGATTGGTTACAGTGCTCAGGATCCTAATGTTGGCTACACATGGTCTGATGGCTCGTCG TCCTCCTACACAAAGTGGATGAGTGGAGAACCAAATAACAGAAACAATATGGAGAACTGTGCTGGGATTAGTTCACAAGACACGATTGATTGGAATGATTTTGCctgtgaaaagaaaatggaTTTCTATTGTGAGATACGTAAAG GAGTAACCCCTGGGGTACCCAACGCTACCATTCCAC AATATAATGTCACagaagatggatggatagaataCAGCGGTCATCAGTATTATATCAGTGACCGCGCAATGCAAATGGAAGATGCTAGAAAATTTTGCAAAAAGGGACATGGGGACCTTGTTGTAATCAACAGTGAAGCAGAAAGGTTATTTCTGTGGAAACAg ACACAAACGGAAGATGATGACTTTTACATCGGATTAAGGATAGATCTGGATAAAAACACAGA GTGGATGGATGGGACTCCAGTGGCTTTTGAAGGTTGGGATGAAGACCAACCACTCTTTGTGGTCAATGATGAGACCTGTGTGAAAATGAGTAATTCTTTTG GTCTCTGGTTTGTCACAAATTGTGGGAGACGTCATGAATTCATCTGTGAGCGTCATGAAGCTCCTGCTGTAAATGCTACTCTGGCTCCTACTGAGGTCTCTAAGGGAGGCTGCGCTCCTGACTGGACGAAGTACAAACAACAC TGCTACAAGACTCAGTTTGAGAAGAAAAACTGGACGGATGCAATGTCATTCTGCAAAGCAGTGGGTGGAAATCTGGTATCAGTTCTAAGCAAAGATGAACAAG CATTTCTGACAACCATGACCGCAGATGCCCAACAACATTTGTGGATTGGCTTGCACCGCCTCACAGATTGGAGCCCTGTGTGGAGTGAAGGAAAAATGCTCACATTCAGAAACTTCCTAAAGAGTCATTCTTGGACTTGG GAAGGTGAATGTTTTGCAATGATTACCAACTCCAGAACTTCTGTTGGAAAGTGGACGACCTACGAATGCTCTCAAAATATGGGATTTATCTGCAAACGACCCACCG ATAATCAAATCATCCCACAGACAACAGTGCTCCCCCTGTCATACGTGGAGTTTGGGAATGACTCCTTAAAGGTGGAGCCAAACAATGCGACCTGGTGGGAGGCCAAGAGAAGGTGTGAGGCAGACGGAGCCCAGCTGGCCAGCATTCGTGATGGCATCACCCAGGCCTACATAGAGCTGCAGATCAACAAACTCAAGCAACCCGTGTGGATTGGACTCAATAAAAATGAG ACTGATGGTTACTTTAGATGGATTGATCATTGGCGGCTGAACAGGGAGAACTGGAAATATTCAGAACCCAAAAGCCAATTTCCTTGTGTCTATGTGGATCTGACTGGAGGCTGGCAAACTGCTCCATGCAATCTTTCCCTTCCCAGTGTGTGCAAGCACTCAACGG ACATTGCTCCAACGCCTCACCCTCAGTATCCTGGTCTGTGTCCAGAGTCATGGTTGCCTTTTAAGGGCCATTGCTACTTCCTGTCATCTAAAGAAAAAGGCTGGCCAGAAGCTTCTACAGCCTGTACTATATTGG GAGCGTCTTTGCTCAGCATTGAAAGTTCTGAAGAGGCCAAGTTTATAAACAGTCTTCTGGAGATGGTGCAGGACACCTATGAAGCTGTCTGGATGGGCCTTTACAGAAACCTCAAAG GTCAGTGGCACTGGCTGGACAGGAGTGTAGTGGACTATACCAACTGGGCTGAAGGTCAACCACGTGAAGGGAGTCATGTCTTGATATATGCTGTGATCTCTACATCAGACTTGAAATGGAGGAGTGCTTGGAAGTACCCGTACTATCCATATATCTGCAAAAAGCCCAAAG ATCCATTGCCTACAGTGTCTACACATG